In the Diprion similis isolate iyDipSimi1 chromosome 2, iyDipSimi1.1, whole genome shotgun sequence genome, one interval contains:
- the LOC124416248 gene encoding uncharacterized protein LOC124416248, whose product MANISTYYATRDYTMPAIDRRISDLLKRRIGAKEGLPTESMKERLAKYKENRTARQALLKTTHQHVLEMVAYILNTDPGLLEEGILDKDEYVNTFSSFFVEGGRQAIVIYYQMMPPPPLESGRWSAALAKEPQVLRCCVTDGSTDKFCGKCVIVYRCRSNVDFEMKQLLEVRIQTQKLLNTFTANGPTVGSSYSAKIRVWPFDGVEK is encoded by the exons ATGGCAAATATATCAACATATTATGCGACGCGGGATTATACTATGCCTGCCATTGACCGACGCATTTCTGATTTACTCAAAAGGAGAATCGGAGCCAAAGAAGGTCTACCAACAGAGAGTATGAAGGAACGCTTG GCAAAGTATAAAGAAAATCGTACTGCAAGGCAAGCACTATTAAAAACAACGCACCAGCATGTGTTGGAAATGGTTGCATACATTTTGAACACAGATCCAGGTCTTCTGGAGGAAGGCATTCTTGATAAAGACGAGTATGTGAATACCTTCAGTAGTTTTTTTGTGGAAGGCGGCAGACAAGCAATTGTAATATACTACCAAATGATGCCACCTCCGCCACTTG AGTCTGGACGATGGAGTGCGGCACTTGCAAAAGAGCCGCAGGTATTACGTTGTTGTGTGACAGATGGATCCACTGATAAATTCTGTGGCAAATGTGTCATTGTCTATCGTTGTCGATCTAACGTTGATTTCGAAATGAAACAATTACTCGAAGTAAGAATTCAAACCCAGAAGTTGCTTAACACATTCACTGCAAATGGCCCAACGGTTGGGTCAAGCTACTCGGCTAAGATTAGGGTTTGGCCGTTCGATGGTGTTGAGAAATGA
- the LOC124413808 gene encoding protein quick-to-court isoform X1, with amino-acid sequence MSWTNRMARHGSERSLHSLSLTSARSSGQSSAPGVPDPPGGISVVMKSPPTSANAAVSSTPLQTPSPTSGENSRIPRPSPAPLRRAGSLRVRGERTLAHQHHRTPVGSAVHHLQGNTRHPQEFFPAITENGVSSPRHRSLSLSLTPVRPRNSNAAASLGADDSDADSLKSYGSACSTASACDHALFALNGTTWSGKSRKYVVHCSNHNGETERYLTPTQRAARQIRKLQTLLSDAKKEIEEKDKEIFRLAKEVVELRLYKASLNSPDDRTDSSDALTVRENNPLSPESPCKDLPDEGCLKSPTNLESPEKINSSDLPSSLADSGNFEDSSVHSKDSVSFPPTSTNFLNSRQNNERDEERRRIVNLYESRIEEMHRTHIDELQSLKQKHNDKVESLLTQLSEINIRYCEVRPSMDAAETRSRELETELEAVKKELGEQKALLDEQEERNKQMYLKMYAKGQEAARIEHADQILEQAHQTPSKVSVPELLQQLTITKAELENIKDTSYTPEPHISADSSKTLLSAKEAVSLWVLGVRKAMYRRIIESRSSQGALDPEITLQFLKSAVYYFLTDRENHNGHLNAIESILGFTEAEKHNIDKLYRSLRK; translated from the exons ATGAGCTGGACCAACAGAATGGCTCGTCATGGAAGTGAACGCTCGCTCCACTCGCTGAGTTTAACTTCGGCCCGGAGTTCTGGGCAATCCTCCGCTCCCGGCGTCCCGGATCCCCCCGGCGGTATCAGCGTCGTTATGAAATCGCCCCCGACGTCGGCGAACGCCGCTGTCTCTTCGACGCCCTTGCAGACGCCGTCCCCGACGTCGGGCGAAAATTCGCGCATTCCCCGGCCATCTCCGGCGCCCCTTCGACGCGCCGGGAGTTTACGCGTGCGCGGGGAACGTACCCTGGCACACCAGCATCACAGGACCCCCGTGGGTTCAGCCGTCCACCACCTCCAAGGGAACACCAGGCACCCGCAGGAGTTCTTCCCCGCCATCACGGAGAATGGAGTCAGTTCGCCCCGGCACCGATCTCTC AGTTTGTCACTGACACCAGTGCGGCCGCGAAATAGCAACGCGGCCGCGAGCTTAGGGGCTGATGACAGCGATGCGGATAGCCTAAAAAGCTATGGGAGTGCTTGCAGCACCGCAAGCGCCTGCGATCATGCACTGTTTGCGCTAAATGGTACGACTTGGTCTGGGAAGTCGCGGAAATACGTTGTGCACTGTTCCAATCACAATGGTGAAACGGAACGGTATCTTACACCGACTCAACGTGCTGCTCGTCAGATAAGGAAGCTTCAA ACTCTTTTGAGCGATGCGAAGAAGGAAATCGAggaaaaagataaagagaTATTTCGCCTGGCTAAGGAAGTTGTGGAATTACGATTGTACAAAGCGTCTCTCAACAGCCCTGACGATAGAACAGACAGCAGCGATGCTTTGACTGTTCGTGAAAATAATCCTTTATCTCCTGAATCACCTTGCAAAGATCTTCCAGATGAGGGGTGCCTCAAGTCTCCTACTAACCTAGAAAGTcccgaaaaaattaattcctcaGACCTGCCTTCGTCATTGGCCGATTCCGGGAACTTTGAAGATAGTTCAGTTCATTCCAAGGATTCTGTCTCCTTTCCTCCTACCAGCACCAACTTTTTGAACAGTAGACAAAATAACGAACGCGATGAGGAAAGACgaagaattgttaatttgtaCGAAAGTAGGATTGAGGAGATGCATCGCACGCATATCGACGAATTGCAGTCCCTTAAACAAAAACACAATGACAAG GTGGAGAGTCTTCTTACACAACTATCCGAAATAAATATAAGATATTGTGAAGTTCGTCCGAGTATGGATGCTGCAGAAACACGATCTCGCGAGTTGGAAACCGAGTTAGAGGCTGTGAAAAAAGAACTTGGGGAACAAAAAGCTTTGCTGGATGAGCaagaggaaagaaataaacagATGTACCTGAAAATGTATGCCAAAGGTCAAGAGGCAGCTCGTATAGAACATGCTGACCag ATATTGGAGCAAGCGCATCAAACTCCGTCGAAAGTATCCGTACCTGAATTACTGCAGCAGTTAACCATAACGAAAGCCGAACTAGAGAATATTAAG GATACAAGCTACACGCCTGAACCTCACATTTCAGCCGATAGTAGCAAAACTTTGTTAAGCGCTAAGGAGGCTGTTTCTCTCTGGGTCCTTGGCGTTCGTAAG GCAATGTATCGGCGCATCATAGAATCACGAAGCAGCCAAGGAGCTCTGGATCCTGAAATAACCCTGCAATTCCTGAAGTCAGCAGTTTACTACTTTCTGACGGATAGAGAAAACCACAACGGTCACTTAAACGCTATTGAAAGTATCTTAGGTTTTACTGAAGCAGAGAAACATAACATCGACAAACTTTATCGATCCCTTAGAAAATAA
- the LOC124413808 gene encoding protein quick-to-court isoform X3, with amino-acid sequence MSWTNRMARHGSERSLHSLSLTSARSSGQSSAPGVPDPPGGISVVMKSPPTSANAAVSSTPLQTPSPTSGENSRIPRPSPAPLRRAGSLRVRGERTLAHQHHRTPVGSAVHHLQGNTRHPQEFFPAITENGVSSPRHRSLSLSLTPVRPRNSNAAASLGADDSDADSLKSYGSACSTASACDHALFALNGTTWSGKSRKYVVHCSNHNGETERYLTPTQRAARQIRKLQTLLSDAKKEIEEKDKEIFRLAKEVVELRLYKASLNSPDDRTDSSDALTVRENNPLSPESPCKDLPDEGCLKSPTNLESPEKINSSDLPSSLADSGNFEDSSVHSKDSVSFPPTSTNFLNSRQNNERDEERRRIVNLYESRIEEMHRTHIDELQSLKQKHNDKVESLLTQLSEINIRYCEVRPSMDAAETRSRELETELEAVKKELGEQKALLDEQEERNKQMYLKMYAKGQEAARIEHADQILEQAHQTPSKVSVPELLQQLTITKAELENIKAMYRRIIESRSSQGALDPEITLQFLKSAVYYFLTDRENHNGHLNAIESILGFTEAEKHNIDKLYRSLRK; translated from the exons ATGAGCTGGACCAACAGAATGGCTCGTCATGGAAGTGAACGCTCGCTCCACTCGCTGAGTTTAACTTCGGCCCGGAGTTCTGGGCAATCCTCCGCTCCCGGCGTCCCGGATCCCCCCGGCGGTATCAGCGTCGTTATGAAATCGCCCCCGACGTCGGCGAACGCCGCTGTCTCTTCGACGCCCTTGCAGACGCCGTCCCCGACGTCGGGCGAAAATTCGCGCATTCCCCGGCCATCTCCGGCGCCCCTTCGACGCGCCGGGAGTTTACGCGTGCGCGGGGAACGTACCCTGGCACACCAGCATCACAGGACCCCCGTGGGTTCAGCCGTCCACCACCTCCAAGGGAACACCAGGCACCCGCAGGAGTTCTTCCCCGCCATCACGGAGAATGGAGTCAGTTCGCCCCGGCACCGATCTCTC AGTTTGTCACTGACACCAGTGCGGCCGCGAAATAGCAACGCGGCCGCGAGCTTAGGGGCTGATGACAGCGATGCGGATAGCCTAAAAAGCTATGGGAGTGCTTGCAGCACCGCAAGCGCCTGCGATCATGCACTGTTTGCGCTAAATGGTACGACTTGGTCTGGGAAGTCGCGGAAATACGTTGTGCACTGTTCCAATCACAATGGTGAAACGGAACGGTATCTTACACCGACTCAACGTGCTGCTCGTCAGATAAGGAAGCTTCAA ACTCTTTTGAGCGATGCGAAGAAGGAAATCGAggaaaaagataaagagaTATTTCGCCTGGCTAAGGAAGTTGTGGAATTACGATTGTACAAAGCGTCTCTCAACAGCCCTGACGATAGAACAGACAGCAGCGATGCTTTGACTGTTCGTGAAAATAATCCTTTATCTCCTGAATCACCTTGCAAAGATCTTCCAGATGAGGGGTGCCTCAAGTCTCCTACTAACCTAGAAAGTcccgaaaaaattaattcctcaGACCTGCCTTCGTCATTGGCCGATTCCGGGAACTTTGAAGATAGTTCAGTTCATTCCAAGGATTCTGTCTCCTTTCCTCCTACCAGCACCAACTTTTTGAACAGTAGACAAAATAACGAACGCGATGAGGAAAGACgaagaattgttaatttgtaCGAAAGTAGGATTGAGGAGATGCATCGCACGCATATCGACGAATTGCAGTCCCTTAAACAAAAACACAATGACAAG GTGGAGAGTCTTCTTACACAACTATCCGAAATAAATATAAGATATTGTGAAGTTCGTCCGAGTATGGATGCTGCAGAAACACGATCTCGCGAGTTGGAAACCGAGTTAGAGGCTGTGAAAAAAGAACTTGGGGAACAAAAAGCTTTGCTGGATGAGCaagaggaaagaaataaacagATGTACCTGAAAATGTATGCCAAAGGTCAAGAGGCAGCTCGTATAGAACATGCTGACCag ATATTGGAGCAAGCGCATCAAACTCCGTCGAAAGTATCCGTACCTGAATTACTGCAGCAGTTAACCATAACGAAAGCCGAACTAGAGAATATTAAG GCAATGTATCGGCGCATCATAGAATCACGAAGCAGCCAAGGAGCTCTGGATCCTGAAATAACCCTGCAATTCCTGAAGTCAGCAGTTTACTACTTTCTGACGGATAGAGAAAACCACAACGGTCACTTAAACGCTATTGAAAGTATCTTAGGTTTTACTGAAGCAGAGAAACATAACATCGACAAACTTTATCGATCCCTTAGAAAATAA
- the LOC124413808 gene encoding protein quick-to-court isoform X2 yields MSWTNRMARHGSERSLHSLSLTSARSSGQSSAPGVPDPPGGISVVMKSPPTSANAAVSSTPLQTPSPTSGENSRIPRPSPAPLRRAGSLRVRGERTLAHQHHRTPVGSAVHHLQGNTRHPQEFFPAITENGVSSPRHRSLSLSLTPVRPRNSNAAASLGADDSDADSLKSYGSACSTASACDHALFALNGTTWSGKSRKYVVHCSNHNGETERYLTPTQRAARQIRKLQTLLSDAKKEIEEKDKEIFRLAKEVVELRLYKASLNSPDDRTDSSDALTVRENNPLSPESPCKDLPDEGCLKSPTNLESPEKINSSDLPSSLADSGNFEDSSVHSKDSVSFPPTSTNFLNSRQNNERDEERRRIVNLYESRIEEMHRTHIDELQSLKQKHNDKVESLLTQLSEINIRYCEVRPSMDAAETRSRELETELEAVKKELGEQKALLDEQEERNKQMYLKMYAKGQEAARIEHADQILEQAHQTPSKVSVPELLQQLTITKAELENIKDTSYTPEPHISADSSKTLLSAKEAVSLWVLGVRKIYCIESTWKKQPLMVSWVNFSLHALKAPIRFVKLVSCFFTQL; encoded by the exons ATGAGCTGGACCAACAGAATGGCTCGTCATGGAAGTGAACGCTCGCTCCACTCGCTGAGTTTAACTTCGGCCCGGAGTTCTGGGCAATCCTCCGCTCCCGGCGTCCCGGATCCCCCCGGCGGTATCAGCGTCGTTATGAAATCGCCCCCGACGTCGGCGAACGCCGCTGTCTCTTCGACGCCCTTGCAGACGCCGTCCCCGACGTCGGGCGAAAATTCGCGCATTCCCCGGCCATCTCCGGCGCCCCTTCGACGCGCCGGGAGTTTACGCGTGCGCGGGGAACGTACCCTGGCACACCAGCATCACAGGACCCCCGTGGGTTCAGCCGTCCACCACCTCCAAGGGAACACCAGGCACCCGCAGGAGTTCTTCCCCGCCATCACGGAGAATGGAGTCAGTTCGCCCCGGCACCGATCTCTC AGTTTGTCACTGACACCAGTGCGGCCGCGAAATAGCAACGCGGCCGCGAGCTTAGGGGCTGATGACAGCGATGCGGATAGCCTAAAAAGCTATGGGAGTGCTTGCAGCACCGCAAGCGCCTGCGATCATGCACTGTTTGCGCTAAATGGTACGACTTGGTCTGGGAAGTCGCGGAAATACGTTGTGCACTGTTCCAATCACAATGGTGAAACGGAACGGTATCTTACACCGACTCAACGTGCTGCTCGTCAGATAAGGAAGCTTCAA ACTCTTTTGAGCGATGCGAAGAAGGAAATCGAggaaaaagataaagagaTATTTCGCCTGGCTAAGGAAGTTGTGGAATTACGATTGTACAAAGCGTCTCTCAACAGCCCTGACGATAGAACAGACAGCAGCGATGCTTTGACTGTTCGTGAAAATAATCCTTTATCTCCTGAATCACCTTGCAAAGATCTTCCAGATGAGGGGTGCCTCAAGTCTCCTACTAACCTAGAAAGTcccgaaaaaattaattcctcaGACCTGCCTTCGTCATTGGCCGATTCCGGGAACTTTGAAGATAGTTCAGTTCATTCCAAGGATTCTGTCTCCTTTCCTCCTACCAGCACCAACTTTTTGAACAGTAGACAAAATAACGAACGCGATGAGGAAAGACgaagaattgttaatttgtaCGAAAGTAGGATTGAGGAGATGCATCGCACGCATATCGACGAATTGCAGTCCCTTAAACAAAAACACAATGACAAG GTGGAGAGTCTTCTTACACAACTATCCGAAATAAATATAAGATATTGTGAAGTTCGTCCGAGTATGGATGCTGCAGAAACACGATCTCGCGAGTTGGAAACCGAGTTAGAGGCTGTGAAAAAAGAACTTGGGGAACAAAAAGCTTTGCTGGATGAGCaagaggaaagaaataaacagATGTACCTGAAAATGTATGCCAAAGGTCAAGAGGCAGCTCGTATAGAACATGCTGACCag ATATTGGAGCAAGCGCATCAAACTCCGTCGAAAGTATCCGTACCTGAATTACTGCAGCAGTTAACCATAACGAAAGCCGAACTAGAGAATATTAAG GATACAAGCTACACGCCTGAACCTCACATTTCAGCCGATAGTAGCAAAACTTTGTTAAGCGCTAAGGAGGCTGTTTCTCTCTGGGTCCTTGGCGTTCGTAAG ATCTACTGCATCGAAAGCACTTGGAAGAAACAGCCTCTTATGGTCTCCTGGGTAAATTTTAGTTTGCATGCTTTGAAAGCACCTATTAGGTTTGTTAAGTTGgtttcttgtttctttacCCAATTGTAA